Part of the Varibaculum massiliense genome is shown below.
CGGCGAGGGCGAGCCCGGCGCATCAGGTCTTTATCACTGGCAGCACTCTTGGGGAGAGCACCTGCCTTTCCCCTGGATTTAACCGTAGTTTTACCTTTTCCCAGGGCTTTTTCTTTCGCCATTGCTGCCGCCCTTAAAAGATAAATAGGGAAACTACAAAGAACAGCGGCACCGTGATTAGCAGCGAATCCAAGCGATCCATCACCCCGCCATGACCGGGCAATAGGTGCCCCATATCCTTTAGCTGTAAATCTCGCTTAATCAGAGATTCCCCCAGGTCACCACAGGTGGCGATCACCGGGGTTAATATCCCCAGTACCGCGATTGCCCAAAGCGGAGTTCCGGTCACCCAGATGGCGATAGCGGCGGCCACCGTACACATCACCACCGAGCCGGCGAAACCTTCCCAGCTTTTCGCGGGAGAAACTGCCGGAGCCATCGGGTGTTTACCTTTAAGCACCCCCGCCGCATAACCACCAATGTCATTACAGATAGTGATGACAATCCAGAGGATAATTGGCGCCGGGTGATGCGGGTTATGCAGCATAATTACCACA
Proteins encoded:
- a CDS encoding phosphatidate cytidylyltransferase codes for the protein MKAKKSRAGRNLPASIGVGVGLGALVLALLLAPTVLFLVFVMVVAIMAEVEMARALARIRIKLCLPPLWVGTIGMMLCAYLLGPEGLWAALLATLITCAIWRLSVGPSKFATRDLLATCFVAIYLPFLASFVVIMLHNPHHPAPIILWIVITICNDIGGYAAGVLKGKHPMAPAVSPAKSWEGFAGSVVMCTVAAAIAIWVTGTPLWAIAVLGILTPVIATCGDLGESLIKRDLQLKDMGHLLPGHGGVMDRLDSLLITVPLFFVVSLFIF